In Zingiber officinale cultivar Zhangliang chromosome 11B, Zo_v1.1, whole genome shotgun sequence, a single window of DNA contains:
- the LOC122034153 gene encoding uncharacterized protein KIAA0754-like, whose amino-acid sequence MGASGSQMSTVPSSEVPTPAVPVRPTLAAFAVPPAVPPATYPTPPPAVLTTYPAPQPPVPATAYSTPILAVPVTPPVPPSTVPPAPTTYIDPAWPPAVPSSADAAAPGVPTPAYPAIPPIVPTPVVPSVPAAVPTHLTDIIAAQAQIPTLTESMKS is encoded by the coding sequence ATGGGCGCGTCGGGCTCACAGATGTCGACGGTTCCttcttcagaggtacctaccccgGCCGTACCAGTCAGACCCACCCTTGCAGCGTTCGCTGTTCCACCAGCGGTACCACCTGCGACATACCCGACACCTCCTCCAGCTGTGCTTACTACGTACCCGGCACCACAGCCACCTGTGCCTGCTACTGCATACTCGACCCCCATATTAGCGGTACCAGTCACTCCTCCAGTACCACCatctaccgtacctccagccccTACTACCTATATTGATCCTGCATGGCCACCAGCGGTACCGTCCTCGGCTGATGCAGCAGCACCAGGGGTACCTACCCCGGCCTATCCAGCGATACCACCTATAGTACCAACTCCAGTGGTACCGTCGGTTCCCGCAGCAGTCCCTACTCACCTTACCGATATAATTGCGGCACAAGCTCAGATCCCAACTTTGACAGAATCGATGAAAAGTTGA
- the LOC122034154 gene encoding uncharacterized protein LOC122034154: protein MLLRILFLVFISIGGTQARSWNKKAKHSLKTIQTITGDLFDCVDMYKQPAFDHPLLKNHTLQLKPSNLPKGMKLTKSEPASFYGFNDTCPFGTVLIHRAQKQDFIDSQLLKNQFRTQAIDNHIMVEGRHYAIMQALSGPFYGAYAKMTTHKLPDLQPDQSSSSAIYLYGDTDVPDNEVNVIQVGWHVLPALYNSSYPRFFTFWTSDGYGEKGCLNLECAGFVSTTNIYGPGSFISQFSTYGGEQKYLPILIARDSNTGNWWVTYNDQLPLGYFPKELLPKMDHYASAIQMGGRVYSHLNVPSPPMGSGHPIKEGRTKTASFIQVQFVDHMNNLYGLNPDFIDPEADIEDYYSVGGYRYVDDKDKYIFNYGGPGGFKK, encoded by the exons ATGTTACTTCgtattttatttcttgtgtttattTCAATTGGTGGGACACAAGCAAGATCATGGAACAAGAAAGCTAAGCATTCGCTTAAAACCATTCAG ACAATAACTGGAGATCTATTTGACTGTGTTGATATGTACAAGCAACCAGCATTTGACCACCCGCTGTTGAAAAATCACACTCTTCAG TTAAAACCAAGTAATCTTCCAAAAGGAATGAAACTTACAAAATCTGAACCAGCTTCTTTTTATGGATTCAATGATACTTGTCCTTTTGGCACTGTTCTTATCCACCGTGCTCAAAAACAAGATTTCATTGACTCTCAGCTCTTGAAAAACCAATTTAGAACACAAGCCATAGATAACCACATAATGGTGGAGGGAAGGCAT TATGCAATTATGCAAGCTCTGAGCGGTCCATTTTATGGAGCGTACGCCAAAATGACAACTCATAAGCTTCCAGATCTACAACCTGATCAATCATCATCCAGCGCTATATATCTTTATGGTGATACAGATGTTCCAGACAATGAAGTCAATGTGATCCAAGTGGGTTGGCAT GTTTTACCCGCCTTGTACAATTCTAGTTATCCTCGATTTTTTACTTTTTGGACA AGTGATGGGTATGGGGAAAAAGGATGCTTGAATTTGGAATGCGCTGGTTTTGTTAGCACCACTAATATTTATGGACCTGGAAGTTTTATTTCTCAATTTTCCACATATGGCGGTGAACAAAAATATCTACCCATATTAATTGCTAgg GATTCTAATACAGGGAATTGGTGGGTTACTTATAATGATCAGTTACCTCTTGGGTATTTTCCTAAGGAATTACTTCCTAAGATGGATCACTATGCAAGCGCTATTCAAATGGGTGGACGTGTTTACTCTCACTTGAATGTCCCAAGCCCTCCGATGGGTAGTGGTCATCCAATTAAAGAAGGACGTACTAAAACTGCTTCTTTCATTCAAGTTCAATTTGTGGATCACATGAATAACTTGTACGGTTTGAATCCGGATTTTATTGATCCTGAGGCTGATATCGAAGATTATTATAGTGTAGGAGGTTATCGTTATGTTGATGAtaaagataaatatatttttaattatggaggaCCTGGAGGATTCAAAAAGTGA